The Terriglobales bacterium genome includes the window GACGGTTATGGAATGAAGGACGACGTCATCGAGCGCGCGGCCGAGAACGGTGTGCGCCTGGTGATCAGCGTCGATACCGGCATTCGCGCGTTCGCTGCGGCCGAAGCTGCGCGACGCGTCGGATTGGATCTGATCGTCACCGATCACCACCTGCCTGAAGATGGCCAGCTTCCACACGCGCTTGCTGTGCTCAATCCCAATCAGCCGGATTGCAGCTATCCCTGCAAATCGCTTTGCGGCGCCGGCATCGCATTCAAAATTGCCCAGGCGCTTCTGGAAGCTCGTGATGAAACCGATGCTCGCCGCCGACTACTTCCGTCATTCCTGAAGATGGCGGCAATCGCCACAATTGCGGACGCGGTCCCGCTGGTAGGTGAAAATCGGGTAATCGCCAAATTGGGACTTGCCGGATTGCGCGATCCGCGTAACGTCGGGCTTCGCGCGTTAATGACAGTCGCGCAGCTCGCAGACAAGCAGCGCCAGCTCTCGGCCTCAGATGTAGCGTTCCGCATTGCACCACGCATGAATGCGGCTGGCCGCATGGATGTTGCCCAGACCGTCATCGAGCTCTTTGAAGCGCGAGAAGAAGAGAAAGCGCGTGAGCTCGCGGCGCGCCTCAATCAACTCAATTCGGATCGTCAGGCCAGCGAGCAGCAGATTGTGCAGACCCTCGAAGCACGGCTCACCGAACCGCAATTCGCGGACGCGCTCTGCATCGTGCTCGACGGCGATGGATGGCATCGCGGCGTGATTGGTATCGCCGCGACAAGAGTGGTCGAGCGCACCTATCGGCCGGCGCTGGTCATCAGCCGCGATAATGGAGAGGCGCACGGGTCGGGGCGTTCCATTCCCGCTTTTCATTTGCTCAGCGCTCTCGAAAGCTGCCACGAACTCTTCACGCGCTACGGCGGACACGCCCACGCAGTCGGCTTCTCATTGCCTTCCGAGCGCATTAATGAACTTCGCACACGTCTCGATCTCTACGCACGCCAGCGCTTGACGCCGGAAGATCTGATTCCAGTGCTTGAGGCTGAAGCCGAAATCGAACTATCCGGAATTAATCCTGAGCTCATTCAGACCGTTCAACGGATGGAGCCATTCGGCGTCGGCAATCGCGAGCCAATGTTCGTTGCTCGCCGCCTTCGCGTGTTATTGCCTCCCAAAGTGCTGAAAGACAAGCACGCAAAAATGCGCGTCGCTCAGACGAACGGAAAAGCAATGCGCTTCGACGCAATGGCCTGGCGCATGGCTGAACGAATCGCAACTGAAGGCATTCTCGCGAATGACACTATCGATCTCGCCTTCACGCTGGACGAGAACACGCATCCTGACTTCGGCGGAATTGAGCTGCGGATTTGCGACTTCAAGAGGAACGACCTGGCTCAGAACGCAAAACCTGAAGCACAAGCGCGAACGGCCGCTCAAGTGGTGTGAAAGGGATCGACAATTCGTACACCGTCAATCTCCTGACCGCTTTGGAAATCTTCGGATAATAGCACTCTGCATCCAGATTGTTTCGCCGCTCTCAAGATCAAGGCATCCCAAAGAGAAAACCCATGCAGTCTATGCAGATCGATAGCTCCCAGAATGTCCGACACATCAGGTCGCGCTACGTCGAACTCTGATAACAGCTCCACTTTTCGACGTGCAGTTTGGACGTCTACCTTGAGCTTACGTGTGGCTGCGACGAAGTACTCTTGCAATACTTGGATTGAGACGACGCCGGTTCCTTCGCGACGGTGCTCAGCCATCATGTCAATCGCGCGTCTTTGCTTCGCCGGAAAACCATGATCATCGGCATAAATCAACACGTTCGTGTCGAAAAAGCTACGAACGCTCATGAACCTCGTCTCGGTTGAACTTCCAACCACGAGAGTTGCCCCGGCCGGAAAGGCGCTTGAACTCCTCTATGCTGCGTTCAGCGTTATCTGCGCCCGCAAGCTTCTGAAGATAATCCCGTATTAGTTGATTGACACTGGTGCCCAGAGCCTCAGCCCTCTTACGTGCTTTTGTGAGCGTCTTTTCATCGATGGAAAGTGTCACATTCATCGTGCGCACATAATACGTGCTAGAGCGGAAGCTGTCAACGGGTTACGATGAAATCAGTCGTCCCGTTTGTTCAGTTAAATCGCTGCCTGTAACCTGATTTCATGCCCTCTTCTATTTCGCGGCTACGCATCTGGTTTGGAATCTCTGCGCTGCTGATGATTGGCGTAGTTGCGGGCTTCTACCTGTATGCACGCTACCGTGTGCAGCGGGCTGTTCACGATCTTCCGGCGAAGCTGGGCGCGAACATTCAGCAGAACACGCAGGGGTTCACCTATTCCCAGTCGGCGGGCGGGCACACCATATTCTCAATCTCTGCTTCCAACGCTGTTCGTTATAAGGAAGGTGGTAAGGCTGAACTTCACAATGTGAAGATCGTCTCGTACGGTCGAAATTCTGATCGGCAGGATGAGATTACTGGCGACGATTTCGAGTACGACGCACAAACCGGCGACGTAACTGCAAAAGGTAAAGTCGGCATTCAATTGCAGGCAGTCGAGCCGGGCACTTCGAAACCGGAAGCATCCGTCAATAAGACTGGAAGCCCTCTACATCTCGACACTTCAGGTCTGGTTTTCAATCAAAAGACTGGTGTCGCGCACACCGCCGAACTGATCACCTTCCAGTTGCCGCAAGGAACCGGTTCAGCCGTAGGCGCCACTTATGATTCGAAAAAGGGGACATTTAAGCTGTATTCCGATGTGCACCTGCTCACGGGCGGCCCAAGGCGGACTGATCTACGCGCATCTACCGCTTATTACGAACAGGAGACACAACAACTCACGCTGACGGATCTCCGCGCGGAATCCGGCATTAGACGCCTCGAGGCTCAGCACGTCATTTTGCACCTTCGCGAGGACAACACCGTTTCCCGAGCCGACGCGAGCGGTGGAGTCGATGCGCACGTCAAAGGTGAACGTAGCGCGCAGCTCCACTCGGCCAACGCGAGCTTCATCTTCGGGCCCAACAATCAGGCGACCACCGGACATCTAACTGGCGGAGTGAATTGGCTAACGCAAGGCGCGAGCGCCTCGCACGGCAATGCGGGCGAGGTGTTGCTCAGCTTCGGACCTGACAATCAAATCAAATCGGCACACCTTCGCAATCACGTAGATCTCGTTCAAACTGCCCAAAACGGGAATGCAGCGGCACCCGGGGCGACAGCCAAAGATCCCGTCACACCGGTCGGTTCAGAAGGCCGTGGAACCGAATTTCACGGTGACGGTCTGGATCTTGAGCTGGCCCGAGGTTCGCGTCTTACGACGGCGACTAGTGTGGGCGCAGGGGTACTTGTGCTCACAAACGCTGAGACCACCCCGCAGGCAAACGCGAAGCCCACAACCGCAAAGACAACAATTACGTCGAGTCGCTTTGAAGCGAAGTTTGCAGGAGACAATCGCATTTCCAGCCTCAGTGGAGCGAATCCTGTAAAGATCATTTCTTCCTCGCCGGGCAAACCGGATCGGATTAGCCAGAGCCGCGACATGGTCGCCGCCTTCGCTTCCGGGAAAACGCAAACACTCGAGCGCGTGGTCCAAAGCGGGGATGTCCAGATCCAGGAAGGTCAACGCAGCGCCACCGCTGATCGCGCTACCTACAGCCAGCCGACGGACACAATGGCGCTGAGCGGCAACGTTCATTACAAAGACGCATCTACCGGGTCAATGCTTACCAGCGACTCGCTCACGCTAAGCCGTGCAACCGCAGAAACCACGGCCACTGGCAATGTAAAGACCACCTACTCGGAGCAGAAGACGGGGCAGAATACCCCGCAGAAACAAGAAGCTTCTGGAGCGATGCTTACGCCTGTGCAGCCAGTTCACATCACCGCCGAGCAGATGGTAGCTAGGAACTCGACTGGTGCGGCCCGCTTTAGCGGAGCCGCTCGCCTATGGCAGGGCGGGAACATCGTCCAGGCGCCGGAGATCGATTTCAATCGAAAGGAAAGAACTCTGGATGCTCAGGCGCAAGGGAATGCGCGGGTTTCCACAGTTTTTGTACAGGCGGACCAAAGCGGGAAGCAGGTTCCCGTCGACGTCCTGGCAGACCATCTTCATTATGACGACACGCAGCGGAAGGCGATTTTCGACGGCGCGATCGTTCTTAAGAGTGGAGATTCTACTCTGCAGGCTGGCCGCGCTGTTGTCACATTGCGCGCCCAGAACCAGCCACCACCAACCCCGAAAGCTCAGGCCGGAAAAGCACCAAGTCAGGTGCAATCAATTGATGCGACAGGAAATATTCTTCTCCAGCAGCCAGGAAGGCGAGCAGTGGGCAATCGCCTGATCTACACCGCAGACGAGGAGAAATTCGTCTTGACTGGCACGCCGGCCAGTCCGCCTAGCATTTTTGATGCCGAACACGGTCAAGTTACCGGAGTTTCGTTGACCTTCTTTAACCGCGATGATAGAGTGCTCGTGGACAGTAGCAATTCAATGTCCATAACCCAGACCCGGCGCGAAAAATGACGCAACAAACGCTCTCGACCGACGAGATTGGCAAGTCCTATCGGGGTCGGAGGGTAGTAAACGGGGTCACTCTCCACATAAATCAGGGTGAGGTCGTTGGGTTGCTGGGGCCGAACGGGGCCGGCAAAACCACCACCTTTTACATGATTGTGGGGCTGGTCATGCCCGATGAGGGCCGGGTTCTGATGGACGGCCAGGAAATCACGGGCGTCCCCATGTATCTGCGGGCTCGGAGTTATGGCATCAGCTACCTTCCGCAGGAACCCTCGGTCTTTCGCAAGCTGACGGTCGAGGAGAACATCATGGCCATCCTTGAGGCTCAGCCGCTCTCCTGGGAGAACCGGCGCAGCCGCATGGAGACCCTGATCGAACAGCTTGGCCTGGGGCACATTCGCAAGACGCGCGGATATGCGCTCTCAGGCGGCGAGCGCCGCAGGGTGGAGATCGCGCGGTGCCTTTGCATTCGCCCGACGTTCATCCTGCTCGACGAGCCCTTTTCGGGAATCGATCCGATAGCGGTGCTCGACTTGCAGAAGATCATTTTTGATCTCAAGGCGAGCGGCATCGGCGTTTTGATTACAGATCACAATGTGCGCGAGACGCTGTCAGTAACCGATCGCGCATACATCATCAATCAGGGAAAGATTTTCCGTGCAGGAACGCCCGAACAGTTGGGCAACGATCCGGAAGTGAAAAGAGTTTATCTGGGAGAGAGTTTCTCCTTAGTGTAATTCGACGCAAAGTAGCGCATGATGGAACTAAGCAATCAGCTTTCGACAATCAGCCGTACGCGCCAGCTTCACATGACCGTTAAGCCCTCAGTACGTACTGGCCGAATGCCGACAGCCGAGTGCCGATAGCCGACCCATGGTCCTTCTTCAGAACAAACTGAACCTCAAGGTCTCGCAGAAGCAGATCCTCACTCCGGGGCTCGTGCAGATGGTGAGCGTGCTTGCGCTCAACAAGCTCGAGCTGAAGGAGATGATCAATGCTGAGATTGTCGAGAACCCGGTTCTGGAGGAGCTTGAATCGAACATTCCGATTATCGACCAGGTGGCTGGTAAAGAAGCAGACCGCGAGCGCGCTGACTCTCCGGAACAGCCTGCCGTCACAGCCGGCGAGCAGGCCGGTGAGAAAAAAGATCCATTCGAAGAGATCGATTTCGGTAGCTACTTCCGTGAGTATCTCGACCCTGGATTCCGTAGTCCGCAGGGCGATTTCGAGAGCTCTGAGCGTCCTTCGTTCGAAAATTTCCTTTCGAAGCCGGGCACACTGACTGATCATTTGATGTGGCAGCTAGGCGCGATGCCGATGAACGAAAAAGTTCGCGCCGCCGCTGAGCTCGTAATCGGCAATCTCAATGACGATGGCTATCTTGTCGCGTCAGATGAAGAGCTGATGTCTGTGGCTCGTGGCGAGAACATCGAGCTTGAGGCCTCTGTATCTTCTGGTAACGCAGAAGTTCCGGCAATCGCACCGGTCACAGAGGAAAGCCAAGTTCCGGAGCATGAGCCAGTGACGGCTCTGGTTGGCAGTTACGCCGGTGGGCATGGAACGCAAGTTGCCGTAGCCCCTCCGCCGGCTCGGGTGTCCCAGAATGGAACCACGCCTTCAGCCGCTGTGAAACCAAAACAGACTGCAGCTCCGTTCGAGATGCAGGATTTGCGCGAGGCGATCGAGATTATCCGCCAAATGGATCCGATCGGCATTGCGGCTCGCGATTTGCGCGAGTGCCTGCTGCTCCAGCTTCGCGATCTCGAGCGTCAGGTGAATAATCGCGTTGTGAACGGCGATTCCGAAGTCCACAATCAAAGCCTCGCCCAGATTCACACGGCGGTGGCGATCGTCGATACGCAACTGCGTAACGTGCAAAACCGGCAGTTCAAGGAGATTGCTCGCGCCATCGGGCGTCCGCTGGAATCTGTGATGGCAGCGCTTGACTTCCTCAAGACGCTTGATCCGAAGCCTGGCCAGCGCTACAACCAGGTGGAGCCTCGACTGATCGAGCCCGATGTCGCGTTCGTGAAACAGGGTGACGAATACGT containing:
- a CDS encoding PIN domain-containing protein translates to MSVRSFFDTNVLIYADDHGFPAKQRRAIDMMAEHRREGTGVVSIQVLQEYFVAATRKLKVDVQTARRKVELLSEFDVARPDVSDILGAIDLHRLHGFSLWDALILRAAKQSGCRVLLSEDFQSGQEIDGVRIVDPFHTT
- the rpoN gene encoding RNA polymerase factor sigma-54; the encoded protein is MVLLQNKLNLKVSQKQILTPGLVQMVSVLALNKLELKEMINAEIVENPVLEELESNIPIIDQVAGKEADRERADSPEQPAVTAGEQAGEKKDPFEEIDFGSYFREYLDPGFRSPQGDFESSERPSFENFLSKPGTLTDHLMWQLGAMPMNEKVRAAAELVIGNLNDDGYLVASDEELMSVARGENIELEASVSSGNAEVPAIAPVTEESQVPEHEPVTALVGSYAGGHGTQVAVAPPPARVSQNGTTPSAAVKPKQTAAPFEMQDLREAIEIIRQMDPIGIAARDLRECLLLQLRDLERQVNNRVVNGDSEVHNQSLAQIHTAVAIVDTQLRNVQNRQFKEIARAIGRPLESVMAALDFLKTLDPKPGQRYNQVEPRLIEPDVAFVKQGDEYVVMMNEDDIPVLRLNPGYKKLLNRDAAEKDVRNYVKERYKSAIQLMKNIEQRKQTILKTCYAIIGRQRDFLDYGIDQLKPMMIKEVAEEIGVHPSTVSRAVANKYVHTSQGVYELRYFFSESVNGPEGSGTSLMILKRRVKKLIEEEDARRPLTDEQITRILQSQGINVTRRTVAKYREDMKIPSTHQRRLKD
- the recJ gene encoding single-stranded-DNA-specific exonuclease RecJ; this encodes MARLLVGRGVGNADAACQFLGPKLDHLHSPYLMKGMRQAVARIQQAVANHERILIYGDYDVDGTTAIVILKKAIEIVGGTAEFHVPHRIRDGYGMKDDVIERAAENGVRLVISVDTGIRAFAAAEAARRVGLDLIVTDHHLPEDGQLPHALAVLNPNQPDCSYPCKSLCGAGIAFKIAQALLEARDETDARRRLLPSFLKMAAIATIADAVPLVGENRVIAKLGLAGLRDPRNVGLRALMTVAQLADKQRQLSASDVAFRIAPRMNAAGRMDVAQTVIELFEAREEEKARELAARLNQLNSDRQASEQQIVQTLEARLTEPQFADALCIVLDGDGWHRGVIGIAATRVVERTYRPALVISRDNGEAHGSGRSIPAFHLLSALESCHELFTRYGGHAHAVGFSLPSERINELRTRLDLYARQRLTPEDLIPVLEAEAEIELSGINPELIQTVQRMEPFGVGNREPMFVARRLRVLLPPKVLKDKHAKMRVAQTNGKAMRFDAMAWRMAERIATEGILANDTIDLAFTLDENTHPDFGGIELRICDFKRNDLAQNAKPEAQARTAAQVV
- the lptC gene encoding LPS export ABC transporter periplasmic protein LptC, producing the protein MPSSISRLRIWFGISALLMIGVVAGFYLYARYRVQRAVHDLPAKLGANIQQNTQGFTYSQSAGGHTIFSISASNAVRYKEGGKAELHNVKIVSYGRNSDRQDEITGDDFEYDAQTGDVTAKGKVGIQLQAVEPGTSKPEASVNKTGSPLHLDTSGLVFNQKTGVAHTAELITFQLPQGTGSAVGATYDSKKGTFKLYSDVHLLTGGPRRTDLRASTAYYEQETQQLTLTDLRAESGIRRLEAQHVILHLREDNTVSRADASGGVDAHVKGERSAQLHSANASFIFGPNNQATTGHLTGGVNWLTQGASASHGNAGEVLLSFGPDNQIKSAHLRNHVDLVQTAQNGNAAAPGATAKDPVTPVGSEGRGTEFHGDGLDLELARGSRLTTATSVGAGVLVLTNAETTPQANAKPTTAKTTITSSRFEAKFAGDNRISSLSGANPVKIISSSPGKPDRISQSRDMVAAFASGKTQTLERVVQSGDVQIQEGQRSATADRATYSQPTDTMALSGNVHYKDASTGSMLTSDSLTLSRATAETTATGNVKTTYSEQKTGQNTPQKQEASGAMLTPVQPVHITAEQMVARNSTGAARFSGAARLWQGGNIVQAPEIDFNRKERTLDAQAQGNARVSTVFVQADQSGKQVPVDVLADHLHYDDTQRKAIFDGAIVLKSGDSTLQAGRAVVTLRAQNQPPPTPKAQAGKAPSQVQSIDATGNILLQQPGRRAVGNRLIYTADEEKFVLTGTPASPPSIFDAEHGQVTGVSLTFFNRDDRVLVDSSNSMSITQTRREK
- the lptB gene encoding LPS export ABC transporter ATP-binding protein translates to MTQQTLSTDEIGKSYRGRRVVNGVTLHINQGEVVGLLGPNGAGKTTTFYMIVGLVMPDEGRVLMDGQEITGVPMYLRARSYGISYLPQEPSVFRKLTVEENIMAILEAQPLSWENRRSRMETLIEQLGLGHIRKTRGYALSGGERRRVEIARCLCIRPTFILLDEPFSGIDPIAVLDLQKIIFDLKASGIGVLITDHNVRETLSVTDRAYIINQGKIFRAGTPEQLGNDPEVKRVYLGESFSLV